One genomic segment of Flagellimonas marinaquae includes these proteins:
- a CDS encoding Nramp family divalent metal transporter → MKNTAAKTSIFKKLLGIILAFGPGIFAIGYTIGTGSVTSMTVAGSTYGMQLLWVLVLSCLFSGALIYAYGQFALVTGETGLYAFRKHLKWGKLVAILVLVGISFGQWNSLMGILGISSSIFFEISAIYFPSIEEAGINVPFIIAALIIVIMYALLLQGKYTFFEKILVIFVTIMGFSFLFSLFFVHPLPTEVLEGLVPSIPNVKGGKMMVAAFVGTTMASATFLSRPLFVRGKGWNLKENEGQQKKDAIIAAFLVFMISGAIMAVACGALFHDGKPVVTVLDMVGTLEPVAGKFALTLFFFGTLSAGLSSIFPCLLIAPILLADYQSGELDTTSNQFKIITAFACLFALIGPAIGADAIEVQILSQVFNVFVLPLVVIAILILLNKASLMNGYKPHWLLNTLIGAAFIFACVISFNGVIALLEYFNA, encoded by the coding sequence ATGAAAAATACAGCTGCCAAAACTTCTATTTTTAAAAAACTACTAGGTATAATACTTGCTTTTGGACCAGGTATTTTTGCCATTGGATACACGATTGGAACCGGTAGTGTTACATCGATGACCGTTGCAGGTAGTACCTATGGAATGCAGCTTTTATGGGTTTTGGTGCTGAGCTGTTTGTTTTCTGGGGCGTTGATCTATGCTTATGGACAATTTGCTTTGGTTACCGGAGAAACGGGCCTCTATGCTTTTAGGAAACACTTGAAATGGGGTAAATTGGTCGCCATTTTGGTGCTTGTAGGTATTTCTTTTGGTCAATGGAACTCCCTAATGGGAATATTGGGAATTTCATCAAGTATCTTTTTTGAAATTTCAGCAATTTATTTTCCAAGTATAGAAGAAGCTGGTATAAATGTGCCTTTTATTATCGCAGCGCTTATTATTGTGATTATGTATGCGCTTTTATTGCAAGGAAAGTACACTTTCTTTGAAAAAATACTGGTCATATTCGTCACAATTATGGGGTTTTCGTTCTTGTTTTCCCTGTTTTTCGTTCATCCATTACCTACGGAGGTTTTAGAAGGATTGGTACCAAGTATTCCTAATGTAAAAGGTGGTAAAATGATGGTTGCGGCATTTGTGGGAACTACCATGGCGTCTGCCACCTTTTTATCAAGACCTTTATTTGTTAGGGGCAAAGGGTGGAACTTAAAGGAAAATGAAGGACAGCAGAAAAAAGATGCTATTATAGCTGCATTTTTGGTTTTTATGATCAGTGGGGCGATTATGGCTGTAGCCTGTGGAGCATTGTTCCACGATGGAAAACCGGTGGTTACAGTTTTGGATATGGTGGGTACTTTAGAGCCTGTGGCAGGAAAATTTGCCCTTACCCTCTTCTTTTTTGGAACCTTAAGTGCGGGGCTTTCGTCTATATTCCCTTGTTTGTTGATTGCACCTATTTTGTTGGCCGATTATCAATCGGGCGAACTGGATACTACATCCAATCAGTTTAAGATCATTACCGCGTTTGCCTGTTTATTTGCCTTGATAGGCCCCGCAATAGGAGCGGATGCTATAGAAGTTCAGATTTTATCCCAAGTATTCAATGTTTTTGTATTGCCTTTGGTTGTTATTGCTATTCTTATTTTATTGAACAAAGCTTCTTTAATGAATGGCTATAAGCCTCATTGGTTGCTAAATACTCTTATTGGTGCAGCTTTTATTTTTGCTTGTGTTATTTCGTTCAATGGCGTTATAGCTTTATTGGAATACTTCAACGCTTAA
- a CDS encoding group III truncated hemoglobin translates to MTERKEITTIEEIKLLVDLFYDKVRRDPLLADIFNRAIKDNWPLHLEKMYRFWQTVLLQEHTYHGSPFAPHAQLPVKAEHFDRWKQLFFETIDDNFSGEKAQEAKFRATKMAEMFQLKIAYIQQNY, encoded by the coding sequence ATGACTGAAAGAAAAGAGATCACAACTATAGAAGAAATTAAACTACTGGTAGACCTTTTTTATGACAAAGTACGCAGGGACCCTTTACTTGCCGATATTTTTAATAGAGCAATAAAAGATAATTGGCCATTACACTTGGAAAAAATGTATCGGTTTTGGCAAACCGTTTTACTGCAGGAGCACACCTATCACGGCAGTCCCTTTGCCCCACATGCACAACTGCCGGTCAAAGCCGAGCATTTTGATCGTTGGAAACAATTGTTTTTTGAGACCATCGATGATAATTTTTCAGGCGAGAAAGCACAAGAAGCCAAATTCAGAGCTACTAAAATGGCGGAAATGTTCCAATTGAAGATTGCCTACATACAGCAGAACTACTAA
- a CDS encoding hemerythrin domain-containing protein: MGFKPIKRHKALQGVSREHHHGLLLSWKIRTGLSKNIAPERIKKYMDWFYQNHLAPHFHMEETYLFPIIGNGHPWVQKALSDHDILKNWFTSSKLDVNTLEQIEKKLEEHIRFEERQLFNHIQEVADSAQLDLINKQHNGEKFNDNTHDQFWL; this comes from the coding sequence ATGGGATTTAAACCAATAAAACGACACAAAGCCCTACAGGGAGTGAGCCGTGAGCATCATCATGGGTTGCTCTTATCCTGGAAGATCAGAACAGGGCTGTCGAAAAATATTGCACCAGAAAGAATCAAAAAATATATGGATTGGTTCTATCAAAACCATTTGGCCCCTCATTTCCATATGGAAGAAACATACCTCTTCCCCATTATTGGAAATGGACATCCTTGGGTACAAAAAGCACTTAGCGACCATGATATATTAAAAAATTGGTTCACCTCTTCAAAATTGGACGTGAACACATTGGAACAAATCGAAAAAAAACTTGAGGAACATATTAGGTTCGAAGAACGGCAACTTTTCAATCACATACAAGAGGTTGCCGACTCTGCCCAACTGGACCTGATCAATAAACAACATAATGGCGAAAAATTTAACGACAATACCCATGACCAGTTCTGGCTCTAA
- the ric gene encoding iron-sulfur cluster repair di-iron protein — protein sequence MTRTKEKTIGQMVVDNYRTAEIFKAHKIDFCCNGNRTLAEAASKKGLQLEVILEELAAVSEANQTDQPNFKTWPLDLLIDYIEKKHHRYVEKQIPVLKQYLSKLCKVHGERHPELFQISEHFNVSAGELAMHMKKEELVLFPYIKKMVNGPEADAHLEAPRFGSVRNPIAGMMQEHDNEGERFRKIAKLSEDYTPPSDACNTYRVAFALLQEFEDDLHRHIHLENNILFPKAELLEAHLLNHN from the coding sequence ATGACCCGAACAAAAGAAAAAACCATCGGACAAATGGTAGTGGACAACTACAGAACCGCAGAAATATTCAAGGCCCACAAAATCGACTTTTGTTGCAACGGCAACAGGACCCTAGCCGAAGCTGCCTCAAAAAAAGGATTACAACTAGAAGTAATTTTGGAAGAGCTCGCTGCGGTTTCGGAAGCAAACCAAACCGACCAACCCAACTTTAAAACCTGGCCCTTAGATCTTTTAATTGATTACATAGAAAAAAAGCACCATCGATATGTGGAAAAACAAATACCGGTTCTAAAACAGTATCTGTCCAAACTTTGCAAGGTTCATGGTGAACGACACCCCGAGCTGTTCCAGATTTCCGAACATTTCAATGTTTCCGCCGGAGAGTTGGCCATGCACATGAAGAAAGAAGAACTTGTTCTTTTTCCCTACATAAAAAAAATGGTGAACGGGCCAGAGGCCGATGCCCATTTGGAAGCTCCCCGCTTTGGTTCGGTACGCAATCCCATTGCTGGCATGATGCAAGAACACGATAACGAAGGGGAAAGGTTTAGAAAAATCGCTAAGTTGAGCGAGGACTATACCCCGCCCTCGGATGCATGCAATACCTATCGCGTAGCATTCGCATTATTACAAGAATTTGAGGACGATCTACATCGTCACATCCATTTGGAAAACAATATTCTTTTTCCAAAAGCAGAGTTGCTCGAAGCCCACTTACTCAACCATAATTAA
- a CDS encoding RrF2 family transcriptional regulator — MFSKACEYGIRAAVYIALQSLEGRRVSVAEIADEIDSPVAFTAKTLQLLTRNNIVKSIKGPNGGFEIEREDMDSVKLSMIVKAIDGDQIYVGCGLGLKKCNADQPCPLHDKFVDIRSNLRKMLTSTSLYELATGLEVGLTYLKR; from the coding sequence ATGTTTTCAAAAGCTTGTGAGTATGGTATTCGAGCAGCAGTGTATATTGCTTTGCAGTCTTTGGAAGGAAGACGGGTAAGCGTTGCAGAAATTGCAGATGAAATAGACTCACCAGTAGCCTTTACCGCAAAAACATTGCAACTGCTCACACGTAATAACATCGTAAAATCCATAAAGGGTCCCAATGGGGGGTTTGAAATAGAAAGGGAAGACATGGACTCTGTTAAACTCAGCATGATCGTAAAAGCCATAGACGGAGACCAAATATATGTAGGCTGTGGCCTTGGGCTTAAGAAATGTAATGCAGACCAGCCCTGCCCCTTGCACGACAAATTTGTTGATATTAGAAGCAACCTCAGAAAAATGCTTACAAGCACCAGTTTATATGAACTTGCAACCGGCCTGGAAGTTGGATTGACATATTTAAAACGCTAA
- a CDS encoding ABC transporter permease, producing the protein MLKILKYSFYDLIRSRWSYVYFLFYLSLGFVLLFLNNDVSKAVITLMNVIIVLIPLIGTIFGVMYYYNSREFTELLLAQPIKRSSIFMGQYFGVAGSLTLSLVLGLGIPFLLYGLLRSNAIFDFTLLLVTGAFLTFIFVGLSFVIAISNENKIKGFGYAVLLWLFLAVVYDGLFLMSLIMFEEYPLDNFSLVATALNPIDLSRILILLKLDISALLGYTGAIFKSFFGTNIGFLVSMAILLVWTILPILGIRYKTKRKDF; encoded by the coding sequence ATGCTTAAAATTTTAAAATATAGTTTTTACGATCTTATCCGTAGCCGTTGGAGCTATGTTTATTTTCTTTTTTACCTTTCACTCGGATTTGTTTTGCTGTTCCTTAACAACGATGTATCCAAAGCAGTGATCACATTAATGAATGTTATTATTGTTCTCATCCCGTTAATAGGTACCATTTTTGGAGTAATGTACTATTACAATTCACGCGAATTTACCGAACTCTTATTGGCACAGCCCATAAAACGGAGTTCCATATTTATGGGACAATATTTTGGTGTGGCCGGTTCTTTGACCCTCAGTTTGGTATTGGGACTGGGCATCCCCTTCTTATTGTACGGGTTGTTACGGAGCAATGCCATATTCGACTTCACCCTTTTATTGGTTACGGGAGCATTTTTAACCTTTATATTTGTGGGCTTGTCCTTTGTGATTGCCATAAGCAACGAAAACAAGATAAAAGGATTTGGGTATGCCGTGTTGCTATGGCTCTTTTTGGCCGTAGTCTACGATGGCCTGTTTCTTATGTCCCTTATTATGTTTGAAGAATATCCTTTGGATAACTTTTCGTTAGTGGCCACAGCACTCAACCCCATAGATCTTTCACGAATTTTGATTCTCCTAAAATTGGACATTTCTGCGCTTTTGGGATACACCGGTGCCATTTTTAAAAGCTTTTTCGGTACAAATATCGGGTTCTTGGTCTCTATGGCCATACTTCTCGTTTGGACCATTCTGCCCATTTTGGGAATACGGTACAAAACCAAAAGAAAGGATTTTTAA
- a CDS encoding ABC transporter ATP-binding protein, translating to MTIAIKNLHKKFGKNTVLKGVDVSVDEGRIYAILGPNGSGKTTLIKSILGMVIPDKGSIKVLDKTIKKDWKYRKKIDYLPQIANFPPNIRVKELIGMIKDLRNSPSSEQALIEQFGLEAFMDKKLSTLSGGTKQKVNLVLTFMFDSPLIILDEPTTGLEPKALISLKKIIKKEKEQGKTILITSHIMQFVEEIADEILYLLEGEIYFKGSIDTLMEQTRQNTFEHAIAALTTSDSHA from the coding sequence ATGACCATTGCTATAAAAAACCTACATAAAAAATTCGGAAAAAATACAGTTCTAAAAGGAGTTGATGTCTCTGTGGACGAAGGGCGCATCTATGCTATTTTAGGTCCCAATGGTTCAGGAAAAACCACATTGATCAAAAGTATACTGGGCATGGTAATCCCCGATAAGGGCAGTATTAAGGTACTGGACAAAACCATTAAAAAAGATTGGAAATACCGCAAAAAAATAGACTACCTCCCCCAAATTGCCAATTTTCCGCCCAACATTAGGGTAAAGGAATTGATCGGCATGATCAAGGACCTAAGAAACAGTCCAAGCAGTGAGCAAGCCTTGATCGAACAATTTGGCCTGGAAGCTTTTATGGACAAAAAACTTTCAACACTTTCCGGGGGAACCAAACAAAAAGTAAACCTTGTTCTGACCTTTATGTTCGATAGTCCCCTTATTATTTTGGATGAACCAACAACAGGATTGGAACCCAAAGCCCTTATCAGTCTAAAAAAAATTATAAAAAAGGAAAAAGAACAGGGCAAAACCATTTTGATCACATCGCATATTATGCAATTTGTTGAAGAAATTGCCGATGAGATTTTGTACCTGCTAGAGGGGGAAATCTATTTTAAAGGTAGTATCGACACATTGATGGAACAGACCCGCCAAAACACGTTTGAACATGCCATTGCGGCCCTAACAACTTCGGACAGCCATGCTTAA
- a CDS encoding nitrous oxide reductase family maturation protein NosD has translation MVWAKSWTICPTCEHNSIKKTIQMASAQDTLLVQKGTYKEFDILVDKPLVIKGIDYPVVDGEKKGEIFRITSDNVTLDGLFIINVGVSYTKDNAAIRVVQSKNFLLQHLVLEELFFGIYLEKSSHGKVYHNRIIGEAVDEYNSGNGIQLWYSTDVEVLKNHVQGTRDGIYLEFSDHITITNNVSMDNLRYGLHFMFSDNDIYANNTFENNGAGVAVMFSKFITMRNNTFRKNWGTAAYGMLLKEINDAEISGNTFEENTIGINIEGSNRIDYTNNDFIGNGWAIRVIGACYTNSFKSNNFLYNSFDISYNSKLNDNVFEGNFWSGYTGYDLDKDGIGDVPYRPVKLFSYVVNRTPETIVLLRSLFMDIIDFSERVSPVFTPDNLKDPQPLMHKRP, from the coding sequence ATGGTCTGGGCAAAAAGCTGGACGATCTGCCCTACCTGTGAGCATAACTCCATTAAAAAAACCATTCAAATGGCCAGTGCCCAAGACACCTTATTGGTTCAAAAAGGGACTTACAAGGAGTTCGATATATTGGTGGACAAGCCTTTGGTCATCAAAGGGATCGATTACCCTGTGGTGGACGGCGAAAAGAAAGGTGAAATTTTTAGGATAACCTCCGACAATGTAACCTTGGATGGACTGTTCATCATCAATGTTGGTGTTAGTTATACCAAGGACAATGCCGCCATACGGGTGGTCCAGAGCAAGAATTTCTTACTCCAACATTTGGTTTTGGAGGAATTGTTTTTTGGTATCTATCTGGAAAAGTCTTCCCATGGCAAAGTGTACCACAACCGCATTATCGGTGAAGCCGTGGACGAGTATAATTCCGGGAACGGGATTCAACTTTGGTATTCCACCGATGTGGAAGTACTAAAAAACCATGTACAAGGCACCCGGGACGGTATCTATCTGGAATTCTCCGATCACATTACCATTACCAACAATGTTAGCATGGACAACCTTCGCTACGGTTTGCATTTTATGTTTTCCGACAACGATATTTACGCAAACAATACTTTCGAAAACAACGGTGCAGGAGTGGCAGTGATGTTTTCCAAATTTATTACCATGAGGAACAATACGTTCCGAAAAAATTGGGGCACCGCGGCCTATGGTATGCTTTTAAAGGAAATCAATGATGCAGAAATCAGTGGAAACACCTTTGAGGAAAATACCATCGGCATAAATATAGAGGGGTCCAATCGCATTGACTATACCAACAATGATTTTATTGGCAATGGATGGGCCATTCGGGTAATCGGCGCCTGTTACACTAATAGTTTCAAGAGTAACAACTTCCTTTACAACTCCTTTGATATTTCTTATAACAGTAAATTGAACGACAATGTGTTCGAAGGAAATTTTTGGAGTGGCTACACCGGATATGACCTGGACAAAGATGGTATAGGCGACGTTCCTTACCGACCTGTAAAATTATTCTCCTATGTAGTAAACCGAACTCCGGAGACCATTGTTCTTTTGCGAAGCCTTTTTATGGATATTATTGACTTTTCGGAAAGAGTATCTCCGGTATTTACTCCGGACAACCTAAAAGATCCACAACCACTAATGCACAAACGACCATGA
- a CDS encoding cupin domain-containing protein: MIDIDNTIAQQPFNDLQIEQLVKNNTLEILSISLAKNAMFPKHVSPKDAHLIVLEGNINFHIQNQTVNLKEQQHFSFSKEVEHWVLAKEDAKFLIIR; this comes from the coding sequence ATGATCGATATAGACAATACCATTGCCCAGCAACCATTCAACGACCTTCAAATAGAGCAATTGGTCAAGAACAATACCTTGGAAATATTGAGCATCAGCTTGGCTAAAAATGCGATGTTCCCAAAGCACGTTTCCCCCAAGGATGCCCATTTGATAGTTTTGGAAGGCAACATAAATTTTCACATACAAAATCAAACCGTTAACTTAAAAGAGCAACAACATTTTAGTTTTTCCAAAGAAGTGGAACATTGGGTTCTTGCCAAGGAAGATGCCAAATTTTTGATTATCAGATAA
- a CDS encoding nitrous oxide reductase accessory protein NosL, protein MKPSISIFLVLLGCMYGCSIGPKPIDYGHVGCHYCSMTIVDKQHAAQMVTKKGKVYNFDAVECMMNQLKEFDENEVALFLANDFDRPGELTDATKATYLISKNIPSPMGAFLSAFSEEQAAKNTLDANGGELLNWNELKKQYQD, encoded by the coding sequence ATGAAACCTTCTATTTCCATATTTTTAGTACTACTCGGCTGTATGTACGGTTGTTCCATCGGACCTAAACCAATTGATTATGGCCATGTGGGCTGCCACTATTGTAGCATGACAATCGTGGACAAGCAACATGCTGCACAAATGGTAACCAAAAAAGGAAAGGTGTACAATTTTGATGCCGTGGAATGTATGATGAACCAATTAAAGGAGTTCGATGAAAATGAAGTCGCCCTATTCCTGGCCAATGATTTTGATCGACCCGGGGAACTTACAGATGCCACCAAAGCTACATATTTGATCAGCAAAAATATTCCCAGCCCCATGGGTGCATTTTTAAGTGCATTTTCCGAAGAACAAGCGGCCAAGAACACCTTGGACGCCAATGGTGGGGAACTACTTAACTGGAACGAATTAAAAAAACAATACCAAGACTAA
- the nosZ gene encoding Sec-dependent nitrous-oxide reductase, with protein MKIYRYLTITLGSALMLISCGQQNQSSNGALSSSAAEKVYVAPGEQDEYYAFLSGGYSGNLTVYGLPSGRMFKEIPVFSQFPTSGYGYSEETKPMLNTSHGFVPWDDAHHPDISQTNGELDGRWIFINGNNTPRIARISLSTFETEEIIEVPNSAGNHSSSFITENTEYVVAGTRFAVPVPQRDMPINEYKGNFKGALTFISVAPETGEMDIKFQLLMPGFNYDLSHPGRGKSHGWFFFTTYNTEEANSLLEVNASQNDKDFIAAINWKKIEEYVNNGGGTKIPANYAHNVYEEETHTGTTTMKKEVLTVDPTKVPGAVYFLPTPKSPHGCDVDPTGEYIIGNGKLSADLTVHSFDKMLAAIEGEKFDGEAYGIPILKFEDIMAGQVKSGGLGPLHTEFDGKGNAYTTFFISSEVVKWKLGTWEVIDRKPTYYSVGHLMIPGGNSRKPFGKYVVAMNKITKDRYLPTGPEMEHSAQLYDISGDKMELIYDFPTHGEPHYAAGCPAELLAPKSKKIYRLDENKHPYAVTTADGSKVVRDGNEVHVYMSMIRSHFTPDNIEGIKVGDKVYFHITNHEQDFDVPHGFTILGQNTSELLIMPGQTKTSVWEPKQVGVWPFYCTDFCSALHQEMQGYVRVSPANSNIELKWSLGE; from the coding sequence ATGAAAATATATCGTTATTTAACCATCACCCTTGGATCGGCGCTTATGTTGATCTCATGTGGTCAGCAAAATCAGAGTTCCAATGGCGCCCTCTCATCGAGCGCTGCCGAAAAAGTATATGTTGCTCCTGGCGAGCAGGACGAGTACTATGCCTTCCTCTCCGGCGGATATAGTGGAAATCTTACCGTTTACGGGTTGCCTTCGGGCAGGATGTTCAAGGAGATTCCAGTATTCTCCCAATTTCCCACCTCCGGGTATGGATACTCGGAAGAGACGAAGCCCATGCTAAATACATCTCATGGGTTTGTTCCTTGGGACGATGCCCACCACCCAGATATCTCCCAGACCAATGGCGAATTGGACGGTCGCTGGATATTTATCAATGGCAACAACACCCCACGTATAGCCCGTATCAGTCTAAGCACTTTTGAAACGGAGGAAATTATTGAAGTGCCCAACAGTGCAGGGAACCACAGTTCTTCCTTTATCACAGAAAATACCGAGTACGTTGTTGCCGGTACACGTTTTGCAGTTCCCGTACCCCAGCGCGACATGCCCATAAATGAATATAAAGGAAACTTTAAAGGTGCCCTGACGTTTATCAGTGTTGCTCCAGAAACCGGCGAGATGGACATTAAATTCCAACTATTGATGCCTGGTTTCAATTATGATCTTTCTCATCCGGGTAGAGGTAAATCCCATGGATGGTTCTTCTTTACCACTTACAACACAGAAGAGGCCAACTCCCTTTTAGAGGTGAATGCCTCCCAAAACGACAAAGATTTTATTGCAGCCATTAACTGGAAGAAAATTGAAGAATATGTAAACAATGGCGGCGGCACCAAAATACCGGCCAATTATGCACATAACGTGTACGAGGAGGAGACACATACCGGGACCACTACCATGAAAAAAGAAGTGCTTACCGTAGATCCTACCAAAGTTCCAGGAGCCGTTTACTTTTTGCCAACACCAAAATCGCCTCATGGATGCGATGTTGACCCAACCGGTGAGTATATAATTGGAAATGGGAAACTATCCGCAGATTTAACCGTTCATTCATTCGACAAAATGCTGGCCGCAATCGAGGGTGAAAAATTCGACGGCGAAGCCTATGGTATCCCAATCCTTAAATTCGAGGATATTATGGCCGGACAAGTAAAGAGCGGAGGCCTTGGCCCATTGCATACCGAATTCGATGGCAAAGGCAACGCCTATACCACCTTCTTTATTTCTTCCGAGGTGGTAAAATGGAAGCTGGGAACTTGGGAAGTAATAGATAGAAAACCTACTTACTACTCTGTAGGGCACCTTATGATTCCTGGAGGCAACTCCAGAAAACCCTTTGGCAAATATGTAGTGGCCATGAACAAGATCACCAAAGATCGCTACTTGCCCACCGGCCCAGAAATGGAACACTCAGCACAGTTGTACGATATTTCCGGGGACAAAATGGAATTGATCTACGATTTTCCAACACACGGAGAACCCCATTACGCAGCAGGGTGCCCAGCTGAACTTTTGGCCCCCAAGTCCAAAAAAATATATCGCTTGGACGAGAACAAGCACCCTTATGCGGTAACCACGGCAGACGGCTCAAAAGTTGTACGTGACGGCAATGAGGTACATGTTTACATGTCCATGATCCGTAGCCACTTTACACCGGACAATATAGAGGGTATCAAAGTAGGTGACAAAGTATATTTCCACATTACCAATCATGAGCAGGATTTCGATGTACCGCACGGATTTACCATCTTGGGTCAAAATACCTCAGAGTTACTGATCATGCCCGGCCAGACCAAAACATCGGTCTGGGAACCCAAGCAGGTCGGTGTATGGCCGTTCTATTGTACAGATTTCTGTTCTGCATTGCACCAAGAAATGCAAGGGTATGTTAGGGTTTCCCCTGCCAATTCCAATATAGAGTTAAAATGGTCTCTTGGTGAATAA
- a CDS encoding fasciclin domain-containing protein → MKSTIKLTALGFSLLLALSMGCKEKSQNTTTAAEPEESTTVVESNKGQAFIEDDGSTPNVLQIAIGSEDHTTLVAAVQAASLENALVNAGPLMVFAPTNAAFDALPEGTVEDLLKPENKDALANILKYHVTPGNYSKDFLKKFKKLGQANNQNVAVEVKGDDVFIGGAKIIGSVPAGNGIVHVVDKVILPPSQ, encoded by the coding sequence ATGAAATCAACCATTAAACTCACTGCACTGGGATTTTCTTTACTACTGGCACTCAGTATGGGATGTAAGGAAAAGTCCCAAAATACTACGACGGCAGCAGAGCCAGAAGAATCCACGACTGTTGTGGAAAGTAACAAGGGACAAGCTTTTATCGAAGATGATGGATCAACGCCCAATGTACTTCAAATTGCAATAGGCTCGGAAGACCACACCACTTTAGTGGCCGCGGTACAGGCCGCAAGTTTGGAAAATGCATTGGTAAATGCAGGACCTTTAATGGTATTTGCTCCAACCAATGCCGCCTTCGATGCATTGCCCGAAGGTACCGTAGAAGATTTACTAAAACCTGAAAACAAAGATGCACTGGCCAATATTTTGAAGTATCACGTTACCCCTGGCAACTACTCCAAGGATTTTCTAAAAAAGTTTAAAAAACTTGGGCAGGCGAACAATCAAAATGTAGCTGTGGAGGTAAAAGGGGATGATGTTTTTATCGGTGGCGCTAAAATAATTGGTAGCGTACCGGCAGGAAACGGAATTGTCCATGTGGTGGACAAAGTAATCCTGCCTCCAAGTCAATAG
- a CDS encoding c-type cytochrome, whose protein sequence is MNNLLKGMALFFALAVVGCGGKEKEQKEEGFSVQRKKTTTEQPVETTTNTVKASERVDMSTKGVGPVTSVELPADIDQAMATKGKEVYDQMCLACHRIGKKFIGPAPNGILERRTPEWVMNMILNPQEMVQKDPLARDLLQEFNGSPMSNQGLTEEQARAILEYFRTLN, encoded by the coding sequence ATGAATAATTTACTGAAAGGAATGGCCCTATTCTTTGCCCTAGCGGTTGTTGGCTGTGGCGGCAAGGAAAAAGAACAAAAAGAAGAAGGATTTAGCGTCCAGAGAAAAAAAACAACTACGGAGCAACCAGTTGAAACTACCACCAACACCGTAAAAGCTTCCGAAAGGGTAGATATGAGCACCAAGGGCGTTGGTCCTGTAACTTCCGTGGAGTTACCTGCAGATATTGACCAAGCGATGGCTACCAAAGGAAAGGAAGTTTATGACCAAATGTGCCTGGCATGCCACAGGATCGGCAAAAAATTCATTGGTCCGGCACCCAACGGAATATTGGAAAGAAGAACCCCGGAATGGGTAATGAACATGATCTTGAACCCTCAGGAAATGGTCCAGAAAGACCCATTGGCCCGTGACCTTTTACAAGAATTCAACGGTTCTCCTATGTCCAACCAAGGATTAACGGAAGAACAGGCAAGGGCCATCCTAGAGTACTTTAGAACTTTAAATTAA